One genomic region from Accipiter gentilis chromosome Z, bAccGen1.1, whole genome shotgun sequence encodes:
- the LOC126036440 gene encoding molybdopterin synthase sulfur carrier subunit-like, translated as MRCQVSVLYFARSAELAGLRCETLSVPRQITALQLWEEIVRLHPRLAVIRDQVVFAVRQEYVLLGDQLLVLQPGDEVAIIPPISGG; from the exons ATGCGCTGCCAG GTCTCGGTGCTGTATTTCGCCAGGAGCGCAGAGCTGGCGGGGCTGCGCTGCGAGACCCTCTCGGTGCCGCGGCAGATCACCGCTCTGCAGCTCTGGGAGGAGATCGTCAGGCTTCACCCCAG GCTTGCTGTCATCCGGGATCAAGTGGTTTTTGCTGTTCGGCAGGAGTACGTGCTTCTTGGAGATCAGCTCCTGGTCCTGCAGCCTGGAGACGAGGTTGCCATTATCCCACCAATTAGTGGAGGCTGA
- the LOC126036439 gene encoding molybdopterin synthase catalytic subunit: protein MDESEDVPKDFVKLKPEKLSVDEVSELVISPYCGAVSLFIGTTRNNFEGKKVIHLEYEAYTSMAETEIKKICRDVRQKWPSVKHIAVHHRLGVVPITEASVIIAVSSPHRTESLEAVMYCINTLKASVPIWKKEIYEDEYSWKENKECFWANSEK from the exons ATGGATGAAAGCGAAGATGTGCCAAAAGATTTTGTCAAGCTCAAACCTGAAAAGCTCTCTGTAGATGAAGTGTCAGAGCTGGTTATTTCACCGTACTGTGGGGCAGTGTCTCTGTTCATTG GTActacaagaaataattttgaaggaaaaaaagtgattcaCTTAGAATATGAAGCATATACTTCAATGGCAGAGACCGaaataaagaaaatctgcagAGATGTTAGACAGAAATGGCCATCAGTCAAACATATTGCAGTGCACCATAGACTTGG TGTGGTTCCAATAACTGAAGCAAGTGTAATTATTGCAGTCTCCTCTCCACACAGAACAGAATCCCTTGAAGCTGTAATGTACTGCATCAATACCTTAAAAGCATCCGTCCCAATATGGAAAAAG GAGATTTATGAGGACGAATattcttggaaagaaaacaaggaatgcTTTTgggcaaattcagaaaaataa